A stretch of the Paenibacillus dendritiformis genome encodes the following:
- a CDS encoding bifunctional 2',3'-cyclic-nucleotide 2'-phosphodiesterase/3'-nucleotidase, with protein sequence MKKLKALTCFLAVMLLSSAFSMAASADSQGARLKLRLMETTDIHTHIVNHDYYQDKETDEFGLAKTASLIAKARQEAANSMLFDNGDLIQGNPLGDYAAKIKPLQDGQVHPVFKAMNLLKYDAAGIGNHEFNYGLEFLDRSLKGSAFPYVNANVYIDDGDNNPDNDKNYFKPYEILTRTFKDEAGQDVTLKIGVIGLVPPKVMEWDKANLDGKVVVKDIIETAEKFVPKMKQEGADLIVAIPHSGFDSSPRKGNDDNTVYYLTQVKGIDAVMFGHDHNVFPSPDFENIDGVDVKKGTIHGTPAVMPGFWGDHLGIIDLTLEKTGGKWTVVDSQSEARPIYDKANKKPLVDADQRIVDAVKADHQGTIEYVRQPIGETTAPINSFFSVVRDDPSVQIVSNAQKWYTEKYIQGTSYEGIPVLSAAAPFKAGGRWGPSYFTDIPAGTLAVKSAADLYVYPNTVNVVLLNGDEVKEWLEHAAGQFNQIVPGKAGEQPLINDEFPTYLFDVIDGVTYQIDVTQPVRYNRQGQLAAPDSHRIVNLQYNGKPVTKEQKFLVATNNYRASGGGNFPNLDGSNIVISSPDETRQILIDYIAKNKKINPTADNNWTFVPVEGEANVTFRTSPKAQEAAAQAGGMRFIGLESDGFAKFSLDLSAGEGQQTAPEKPSASDALVPVRTKAEEAGIDIVYNNKTKTVTLTKGDATVIYILNSREIQVNGQKQPVQSKLTDNRLWLPESILQSLSASAPAAS encoded by the coding sequence ATGAAGAAATTGAAAGCGTTAACATGTTTTCTTGCCGTCATGCTGCTGAGCAGCGCATTCTCCATGGCGGCCTCGGCGGATTCGCAGGGGGCGAGGCTGAAGCTGCGGTTGATGGAGACGACCGACATTCATACGCATATTGTGAATCATGATTACTACCAGGATAAGGAAACCGACGAGTTTGGCTTGGCGAAGACGGCTTCGCTCATCGCGAAGGCGCGTCAAGAGGCCGCGAACAGCATGCTGTTCGACAATGGCGACCTGATTCAGGGCAATCCGCTGGGAGACTACGCGGCCAAAATCAAGCCGCTTCAGGATGGCCAGGTCCATCCGGTATTCAAAGCAATGAATCTGCTGAAATACGATGCGGCCGGAATCGGGAATCATGAGTTCAACTATGGTCTGGAGTTCCTCGATCGCAGCTTGAAGGGCTCCGCGTTCCCTTATGTGAATGCGAATGTCTACATCGATGATGGCGACAACAATCCGGATAACGATAAAAACTATTTCAAACCATATGAAATCTTGACGAGAACATTCAAGGATGAAGCCGGCCAAGACGTTACGCTGAAAATCGGGGTCATCGGATTGGTGCCGCCGAAGGTGATGGAGTGGGACAAGGCGAACCTGGACGGCAAGGTCGTCGTCAAGGACATTATCGAGACCGCGGAGAAGTTCGTTCCGAAGATGAAGCAGGAAGGCGCCGATCTCATCGTCGCGATTCCTCACTCCGGCTTCGACAGCAGCCCGCGGAAGGGCAATGACGACAACACGGTCTACTATTTGACCCAGGTCAAAGGAATCGACGCGGTCATGTTCGGGCATGACCATAATGTCTTCCCGAGTCCGGACTTCGAGAACATCGATGGGGTCGATGTGAAGAAAGGAACCATTCACGGGACTCCTGCAGTCATGCCGGGATTCTGGGGTGATCATCTCGGCATCATCGATCTGACCTTGGAGAAGACCGGCGGGAAATGGACGGTCGTCGACAGCCAGTCCGAAGCCCGGCCGATCTACGACAAAGCGAATAAGAAGCCGCTTGTCGATGCCGATCAGCGCATCGTGGATGCCGTGAAGGCGGATCACCAAGGCACGATCGAATATGTTCGCCAGCCGATTGGGGAGACGACGGCGCCGATCAACAGCTTCTTCTCCGTCGTGCGCGACGATCCATCCGTTCAGATCGTCTCCAACGCCCAGAAATGGTATACGGAAAAATATATTCAAGGCACTTCGTATGAAGGAATTCCGGTTCTCTCAGCCGCTGCTCCGTTCAAGGCAGGCGGACGCTGGGGCCCGAGCTATTTCACCGATATCCCGGCAGGGACGCTGGCCGTGAAGAGCGCTGCCGATCTGTACGTGTATCCGAATACGGTGAATGTCGTCCTGCTTAATGGGGATGAAGTAAAAGAATGGCTGGAGCATGCGGCAGGGCAATTCAACCAGATTGTGCCGGGCAAGGCGGGAGAGCAGCCGCTTATCAATGATGAGTTCCCGACCTATCTGTTCGATGTCATTGACGGCGTGACGTATCAGATCGACGTGACGCAGCCTGTCCGCTACAATCGGCAGGGCCAATTGGCGGCTCCGGATTCGCACCGGATCGTCAATCTGCAATATAACGGGAAGCCGGTCACGAAGGAACAGAAATTCCTGGTGGCGACGAACAATTACCGTGCGAGCGGCGGAGGCAACTTCCCGAATCTGGACGGGTCCAATATCGTGATCTCTTCGCCGGATGAGACGCGCCAGATCTTGATCGATTACATCGCGAAGAACAAAAAAATCAATCCGACCGCGGATAACAACTGGACCTTCGTGCCGGTTGAAGGGGAGGCCAACGTTACGTTCCGTACGTCTCCGAAGGCTCAAGAAGCGGCGGCTCAGGCCGGAGGCATGCGATTCATCGGGCTGGAGAGCGACGGCTTCGCCAAGTTCTCGCTGGACCTGTCGGCGGGCGAGGGGCAGCAGACGGCGCCGGAGAAGCCATCCGCTTCGGATGCTCTTGTTCCGGTGCGGACGAAGGCGGAGGAGGCAGGCATCGACATCGTCTATAACAACAAGACGAAGACGGTAACCTTGACCAAAGGCGATGCCACCGTGATTTATATCTTGAATTCGCGCGAGATTCAGGTGAATGGCCAGAAGCAGCCGGTGCAATCGAAGCTGACGGACAACCGGCTGTGGCTGCCGGAATCGATCCTGCAATCATTAAGCGCGTCCGCTCCGGCGGCAAGCTAA
- a CDS encoding Ger(x)C family spore germination protein produces MNAVWNRLIILPLAAMLLLVLSGCWDSKNIQDINYIAALGIDYEGGKYVIYTQSLDFTNVAKQETKANKPAPIWVGRGTGFTLDMAINDIYNISPLRVLFEHTSALIITERAMKHNINHMMDALRRYREVRYTPWVFGTKEPLDKLLSVTNVFNISPITSLLHHPEEVYQQSSFIAPVPLQKVTSELGEPTSSILLPSLVTQDTQWVQNGKPSGQYLINGAYIIVNGENKKWMSWRDLMGLRWLTRKTARAPVVIGPEKKPVAILSMYYPVSSVQVTMKNNQPVFRIKLKVSGHLDEMLENVKVAELRRLLNEKIEKDIRQTFEKGLEYGLDIYNLKNEVYRKKLKLWKALGNGKEIRLTPESIASIEINADIRHSGAYKFVNPK; encoded by the coding sequence ATGAATGCCGTATGGAATCGGTTGATTATTCTTCCGCTCGCGGCTATGCTGCTTCTCGTTCTGTCCGGCTGCTGGGACTCCAAAAATATTCAGGACATTAACTATATTGCGGCTCTCGGCATCGATTACGAGGGCGGCAAATACGTCATCTACACGCAATCCCTCGACTTCACGAACGTCGCCAAGCAGGAGACCAAAGCCAACAAGCCTGCTCCAATCTGGGTCGGACGGGGCACAGGCTTTACGCTGGACATGGCGATTAACGATATCTATAACATTTCCCCGCTGCGCGTACTGTTCGAGCATACATCCGCTCTTATCATTACGGAGAGAGCGATGAAGCATAATATCAATCATATGATGGACGCGCTTCGCAGATACCGTGAGGTTCGTTATACGCCATGGGTGTTCGGCACGAAGGAGCCCTTGGACAAGCTGCTCTCAGTCACGAATGTGTTCAATATATCGCCAATCACATCTCTGCTTCATCACCCGGAGGAGGTGTATCAGCAGAGTTCCTTCATCGCCCCGGTTCCGCTGCAGAAAGTGACGTCGGAGCTGGGAGAGCCGACTTCGTCCATTCTCCTTCCGTCACTGGTCACGCAGGATACGCAATGGGTTCAGAATGGAAAGCCGAGCGGACAGTACCTCATCAACGGAGCTTATATTATCGTGAACGGGGAAAATAAAAAGTGGATGTCATGGCGAGATCTGATGGGCCTGCGCTGGCTGACACGGAAAACGGCGCGGGCGCCCGTCGTCATCGGCCCGGAAAAAAAGCCGGTGGCCATCCTGTCCATGTATTACCCGGTGAGTTCGGTTCAAGTCACCATGAAGAACAACCAGCCCGTCTTTCGCATCAAGCTGAAAGTGTCCGGACACCTGGATGAAATGCTGGAAAATGTGAAGGTGGCCGAACTTCGCCGCCTGCTCAACGAAAAAATCGAGAAGGATATCCGCCAGACGTTCGAGAAGGGGTTAGAGTATGGCCTTGATATTTACAACTTGAAAAACGAAGTCTACCGCAAGAAGCTGAAGCTGTGGAAAGCGCTCGGCAACGGAAAAGAGATCCGCCTTACCCCCGAGTCCATCGCCTCCATCGAAATCAATGCGGACATTCGCCATAGCGGCGCCTACAAGTTCGTCAATCCAAAATAA
- a CDS encoding spore germination protein translates to MSANSSPSSPLTLKVIRDYFAECSDIKSENYEFGPAAKPFKLTLFYCSGMTDMKQLNQAVVPALQRMLQEASSVSRAIARNRFIPLLPMPPGASLTEMERKLFTGELLVYVHGDNEVYFIDISERPERQPEESNTEVSIKGPKDGFTENLATNVALVRKRLRTQSVNYETFIIGRRSQTEVGLLYMQDVIRPDLVDIVRKQLHAIDTDIIVGSSQLGELMLNSNYSMFPLMDYIGRPDYVVESLSRGRFVILVDGSPMALIGPSSLWLLLKSPEDVHFPTFFVGFQRIIRLFGLVISIFMPGFWLALIAYNVEQIPFPLLATVSTARMGLPMSATMELLFMLGMFELFREAGIRLPKAVGQTLAVVGGLIVGDASIRAGLASPTTLVVAAVTAVATFTLINQSLSGTVSVLRLGVLLASSLLGMFGFFLSVMAILLYLSSIMSYGIPYLSPVSPPNWRDMWKALLRVPLNIDKYRSYDLTRGQDNSRKGEDS, encoded by the coding sequence ATGAGCGCCAATTCGTCACCTTCTTCTCCGCTTACGCTCAAAGTCATTCGCGATTATTTCGCGGAATGCTCCGATATCAAGTCAGAGAATTACGAATTCGGTCCGGCTGCAAAGCCGTTCAAACTCACCTTATTCTACTGCTCCGGAATGACCGATATGAAGCAGTTGAATCAGGCTGTCGTGCCGGCGTTGCAGCGCATGCTGCAGGAGGCCTCGTCCGTATCTCGGGCGATCGCGCGCAACCGGTTCATCCCCCTGCTTCCCATGCCCCCGGGAGCGAGCCTGACAGAGATGGAACGGAAGCTGTTCACCGGGGAGCTGCTCGTCTATGTGCATGGCGACAATGAAGTCTACTTTATCGATATTTCCGAGCGGCCGGAACGGCAGCCGGAAGAATCCAATACAGAAGTCTCCATCAAAGGCCCGAAGGATGGATTTACGGAAAATCTGGCAACGAATGTGGCGCTCGTCCGCAAGCGTCTTCGCACCCAGTCCGTGAACTATGAGACGTTTATTATCGGGAGGCGCTCGCAGACCGAGGTCGGCCTGCTCTACATGCAGGATGTCATTCGGCCGGATCTGGTCGATATCGTAAGGAAGCAGCTTCATGCGATTGATACCGATATAATCGTCGGCAGCTCCCAACTGGGCGAATTGATGCTGAACTCCAATTATTCCATGTTCCCGCTGATGGATTACATTGGACGCCCCGATTATGTGGTGGAGTCGCTGAGCCGCGGAAGATTCGTCATCCTCGTCGACGGCTCGCCTATGGCGCTCATCGGGCCTTCCAGCCTGTGGCTGCTCCTGAAGTCGCCGGAGGATGTTCATTTTCCGACTTTTTTCGTCGGCTTCCAGCGCATCATCCGCTTGTTCGGGCTTGTTATCTCCATCTTCATGCCTGGCTTCTGGCTCGCTCTTATCGCCTACAATGTGGAGCAGATCCCGTTCCCGCTCCTGGCCACTGTGTCGACGGCCCGAATGGGCCTGCCGATGTCTGCCACAATGGAATTGCTGTTCATGCTGGGGATGTTCGAACTGTTCCGGGAGGCCGGCATTCGGCTGCCTAAGGCCGTAGGGCAGACGCTGGCCGTCGTCGGCGGCTTGATTGTGGGAGACGCCTCGATCCGTGCGGGGCTCGCTTCTCCGACTACGCTGGTGGTCGCCGCCGTCACGGCCGTCGCTACCTTCACCCTGATCAATCAATCTCTGAGCGGAACGGTTAGCGTGCTGCGGCTTGGCGTGCTGCTGGCCAGCTCGCTGCTGGGGATGTTCGGCTTCTTCTTGTCGGTGATGGCCATTTTACTCTATTTGTCATCGATTATGTCTTACGGCATTCCGTACCTCTCTCCCGTCTCGCCGCCCAATTGGAGAGATATGTGGAAGGCGCTGCTTCGCGTGCCGCTCAATATCGACAAATACCGTTCCTATGACTTGACCCGAGGCCAGGACAATTCGAGAAAGGGGGAGGATTCTTGA
- a CDS encoding GerAB/ArcD/ProY family transporter, with protein MNRGSEFITYLQLCFIMMLSTGLLNHVIIIPILLQQAGRDGWLSVIMLMLIVLSWIPLLQRLLKAKGQQALFPWMKERFGPAVAWSVTAVLGLYLWISAFVTVKDTVNWTKTSYLPQTPLFVVTLALLLLCIFGALAGLRSIAVCSGILLPFVLLFGYFIMFANAKYKDYTLMFPLFEHGYMPAVRGTLYIGAGLAELFLLVLIQHRISKTPRFWGIAALALILGGLTIGPLIGSITNFGIKEAVNIRYPAFEQWRLVTVTKYIEHVDFLSIYQWMSGAFIRISFMLFLIVELLPLHSLYHRLLMCVFSGVTLLIAVNLHLSDMLFFKALELFVLPGTTAGFTLLSLFLALLNWFRSRRGTKPRPKDL; from the coding sequence ATGAACCGCGGCTCGGAGTTTATCACCTATCTTCAATTATGCTTCATCATGATGCTGTCAACCGGGCTCCTCAATCATGTCATCATTATTCCGATCCTGCTTCAGCAAGCGGGCCGTGACGGATGGTTGAGCGTTATTATGCTGATGCTTATCGTTCTGAGCTGGATACCGTTGCTCCAGAGGCTGCTGAAGGCCAAGGGGCAGCAAGCGTTGTTCCCTTGGATGAAGGAGAGGTTCGGCCCTGCAGTTGCCTGGTCCGTTACGGCCGTTCTCGGGCTGTACTTGTGGATCAGCGCGTTCGTTACGGTGAAGGATACCGTGAACTGGACCAAAACATCGTATTTGCCGCAAACCCCGTTATTCGTGGTGACGCTGGCGCTTCTGCTTCTCTGTATTTTCGGGGCGCTGGCCGGCCTGCGATCCATTGCCGTTTGTTCGGGGATCCTTCTTCCGTTCGTCCTCCTGTTCGGCTACTTCATCATGTTCGCCAACGCTAAATATAAAGACTACACCTTAATGTTCCCGCTGTTCGAGCACGGATATATGCCGGCGGTACGCGGAACGCTGTACATCGGAGCGGGCCTGGCTGAACTGTTCCTCCTGGTGCTTATCCAGCACCGGATTTCCAAGACGCCACGCTTCTGGGGTATCGCCGCGCTCGCTTTGATTTTAGGCGGATTGACGATCGGGCCGCTGATCGGATCGATTACGAACTTCGGCATCAAAGAAGCTGTCAATATCCGATACCCGGCATTCGAGCAGTGGAGATTGGTTACCGTCACCAAATATATTGAGCATGTCGATTTCTTGTCCATTTATCAATGGATGTCGGGCGCGTTTATACGCATTTCATTCATGCTCTTTTTGATCGTGGAACTGCTTCCGCTCCATTCGCTTTACCATCGGCTGCTGATGTGCGTATTTTCGGGAGTGACCTTGCTGATTGCCGTCAATTTGCATCTAAGCGATATGTTGTTTTTCAAAGCTCTTGAATTATTCGTGTTGCCCGGAACAACCGCAGGCTTCACCCTGTTATCCCTGTTCCTGGCACTGCTGAACTGGTTCCGTTCCCGGCGCGGCACGAAGCCGCGCCCCAAAGACTTATAA
- a CDS encoding glycoside hydrolase family 13 protein produces MQKEAVYHRSKLNWSYAYDRETIHLRLRTKRDDVVKAEAIVVDKYAFKDSTEFIPMHIFASDALFDYWEAAYRPPYRRLRYAFRIQGKDEQAYLTERGFFDDLPWDYFESFEYPFLHPNDMFEAPAWVKEAVFYQIFPERFANGDPANDPEKTEAWGGEPKPGNFFGGDLQGVLNHLDYLTELGINAIYFTPIFEATTNHKYDTRDYLKVDRHFGTNDKLKELVEACHKRGIRVLLDAVFNHAGRTFPPFVDVMEKGSDSPYADWFYVKDYPLRVVDGKPTYETFAFEPLMPKLNTSHPEVKRYLLEVARYWVEEIGIDGWRLDVANEVDHQFWREFRQVVKQANPDAYILGEIWHDSMMWLQGDQFDAVMNYPFTDAVLNFFARQTTDAREFADSIGSILASYPQPVTEVSFNLLGSHDTPRLLTLCEGDVRPMKLAALFQFTYPGTPCIYYGDEIGLAGGADPGCRRCMAWDEAEQDRDLFAFYQRIIALRRQHEALRSARIRFRHAEAEGRTLMYELTGSDAAFLIAMNAGEAPAGLRLETGTGAEGSWSLEYGEGCRIAAKPDTPELALDGYGFAVLRMKSNIDNGQ; encoded by the coding sequence ATGCAGAAGGAAGCGGTCTATCATCGATCCAAGCTGAATTGGTCGTATGCCTACGATCGCGAGACGATCCATCTCCGGCTCCGCACGAAGCGGGATGATGTGGTGAAGGCGGAAGCGATCGTGGTGGACAAATATGCGTTCAAAGATTCGACCGAGTTTATACCGATGCATATTTTTGCGTCGGATGCGTTGTTCGACTATTGGGAGGCGGCATACCGTCCGCCGTACCGGCGGTTGCGCTACGCGTTCCGGATTCAGGGGAAAGACGAGCAGGCGTATTTGACGGAACGCGGTTTTTTCGACGACTTGCCTTGGGACTACTTCGAATCGTTCGAGTATCCGTTTCTCCATCCGAATGATATGTTCGAGGCCCCCGCCTGGGTGAAGGAGGCCGTATTCTATCAGATCTTCCCGGAGCGGTTCGCGAACGGCGATCCCGCCAACGATCCGGAGAAGACCGAAGCATGGGGCGGCGAACCGAAGCCCGGCAATTTCTTCGGCGGCGATCTGCAAGGGGTTCTGAACCATCTCGATTATTTAACGGAGTTAGGAATTAATGCCATTTACTTTACGCCTATCTTCGAAGCGACCACGAACCATAAGTACGACACACGGGATTATTTGAAGGTGGACAGGCACTTCGGCACGAATGACAAGCTGAAGGAATTGGTCGAAGCGTGCCATAAGCGGGGAATCCGGGTGCTGCTGGACGCCGTGTTCAACCATGCCGGCCGCACGTTCCCTCCGTTCGTCGACGTGATGGAGAAGGGGAGCGACTCCCCGTATGCGGACTGGTTCTATGTCAAAGACTACCCGCTGCGCGTCGTCGACGGCAAGCCGACCTATGAGACGTTCGCCTTCGAGCCGTTGATGCCGAAGCTCAATACGAGCCATCCGGAGGTAAAGCGGTATTTGCTGGAGGTGGCGAGATATTGGGTAGAGGAGATCGGCATTGACGGCTGGCGGCTCGATGTGGCCAATGAGGTCGATCATCAATTCTGGCGCGAATTCCGGCAAGTCGTCAAGCAGGCGAATCCGGACGCGTATATTTTGGGGGAAATATGGCATGATTCGATGATGTGGCTGCAGGGGGATCAGTTCGATGCCGTCATGAATTACCCGTTCACGGATGCGGTGCTGAACTTCTTCGCCCGGCAGACGACGGACGCCCGCGAGTTCGCGGATTCCATCGGATCGATTCTGGCCAGCTACCCGCAGCCGGTGACGGAAGTGTCATTCAATCTGCTCGGCAGTCATGATACGCCGCGCCTGCTGACGCTCTGCGAGGGAGATGTCCGCCCGATGAAGCTGGCGGCGCTGTTCCAGTTCACTTATCCGGGTACGCCTTGCATCTACTATGGAGACGAGATCGGCCTCGCTGGAGGAGCGGATCCGGGCTGCCGCCGCTGCATGGCATGGGATGAAGCGGAGCAAGACCGCGATCTGTTCGCTTTCTACCAGCGCATTATCGCGCTCCGCCGCCAGCATGAGGCCTTGCGATCCGCGCGCATTCGCTTCCGGCATGCCGAAGCGGAAGGAAGAACGTTGATGTATGAATTAACGGGCTCCGATGCTGCCTTCCTGATCGCGATGAATGCAGGAGAGGCTCCGGCCGGGCTTCGGCTGGAGACGGGAACGGGAGCAGAGGGATCATGGTCGCTGGAATACGGAGAAGGCTGCCGCATCGCCGCCAAGCCGGACACGCCGGAGTTGGCCTTGGATGGCTACGGTTTTGCGGTCCTTCGCATGAAAAGCAATATTGACAATGGCCAATGA
- a CDS encoding sugar ABC transporter substrate-binding protein → MKGKKLGSLFIVMLMMLLMISACGPRPDSGTPAAEEPAAQGEANDTGPGGGAAGEEELVPEPGAKLVIWEGPEQKEFLETMAKEFTEKYDIPVEIQEIGSGDQMAKAKTDGPAGLGADIMVLPHDHLGEAVAAGLVMPNDFYAEDTMKNFAPAAVEAVSLDGIIYGYPRNMETYLLYYNKDLVKEEDLASWDSIIEFAKNYNDVKANKFGFLYEVNNFYYNYAFMAGNGAYVFGKNGTDPADIGLDTPAAVEAFQFFQSLREAIPIKAADASGDVKTSLFQTGKLPINMDGIWQLGNFTKEKLGFEVGAAPLPPMPNGKAPKPFLGVKAYFVSTFSPYPNAAKLFIHHVTSQEAMVKNYELSGIIPARNGMENEPVIQANPNALAFLEQFKNVEAMPYIIEMRSVWGPLTATLEPIWDGGNVEAILKKAVEDVKTAIAQQG, encoded by the coding sequence ATGAAGGGGAAAAAGCTTGGCAGCTTGTTCATCGTAATGCTCATGATGTTGTTGATGATTTCGGCGTGCGGACCGCGGCCGGATAGCGGGACGCCAGCGGCAGAGGAGCCGGCTGCACAGGGCGAGGCCAATGATACCGGTCCTGGCGGCGGTGCGGCTGGCGAGGAGGAACTTGTTCCCGAGCCCGGAGCGAAGCTGGTCATCTGGGAAGGGCCGGAGCAGAAGGAGTTCCTGGAGACGATGGCCAAGGAGTTCACGGAGAAGTATGACATTCCGGTCGAGATCCAGGAGATTGGATCCGGCGATCAGATGGCAAAGGCGAAAACAGACGGTCCAGCCGGACTCGGAGCCGATATTATGGTGCTGCCGCATGATCATCTGGGAGAAGCGGTAGCTGCGGGGCTCGTCATGCCGAATGATTTCTACGCGGAAGACACGATGAAGAATTTCGCGCCGGCCGCGGTGGAAGCGGTCTCATTGGACGGCATCATCTACGGCTATCCGCGCAATATGGAGACCTATTTGCTCTACTATAACAAAGATTTGGTGAAGGAAGAAGATCTGGCCTCGTGGGACAGCATTATCGAGTTCGCGAAAAACTACAACGATGTGAAGGCCAATAAGTTCGGATTCTTATATGAAGTCAACAACTTCTACTACAACTACGCCTTTATGGCCGGCAACGGCGCTTATGTCTTCGGCAAGAACGGCACCGATCCCGCCGATATCGGTCTGGATACGCCGGCTGCGGTGGAAGCGTTCCAGTTCTTCCAGAGCTTGCGCGAAGCGATTCCGATTAAGGCGGCAGACGCGAGCGGAGACGTCAAGACAAGTCTGTTCCAGACCGGCAAGCTGCCGATCAATATGGACGGCATCTGGCAGTTGGGCAACTTCACGAAGGAGAAGCTCGGCTTCGAGGTCGGCGCGGCGCCGCTGCCTCCGATGCCGAACGGGAAGGCGCCGAAGCCGTTCCTCGGGGTCAAAGCCTACTTCGTAAGCACCTTCTCCCCGTATCCGAATGCGGCGAAACTGTTCATCCATCATGTGACCTCGCAGGAAGCGATGGTGAAGAACTACGAGCTCTCAGGCATCATCCCGGCGCGCAACGGCATGGAGAACGAACCGGTCATCCAGGCGAATCCGAATGCGCTGGCGTTCCTGGAGCAGTTCAAAAACGTCGAGGCCATGCCATACATTATTGAAATGCGCTCGGTATGGGGACCGTTGACCGCTACGCTGGAGCCGATCTGGGATGGCGGCAATGTCGAGGCCATTCTGAAAAAAGCGGTGGAGGATGTCAAGACCGCGATTGCCCAACAGGGCTGA
- a CDS encoding carbohydrate ABC transporter permease — protein MNRHRGLAAVLSALIMGAGQIYNRQLGKGLVLLAMYAGGLYFAFRNLGHALWGLATLGERKQELKLVGKVYQRVAGDHSIFLLIEGLIVVFVVIVFIMLYIYNIRDAYRNGALREAGGRPHTFAQSLKHVFEKNFAQLILFPPLLFVFFFSVLPLIFNILIAFTNYSSPKNLPPANLVDWVGLSTFKDLFALSAWAKTFYGVFSWTVVWAILSTVTTFFGGFAVALLVQQPITRFKAMWRTLYMLPFAIPGFVSLLIMRNMFNAQFGPVNQYLRWLGLEGPNWLSDPVWAKVTILLVNLWLGFPVSMLLIIGILTTIPRDLYEAAEVDGASPFQKFRKITFPSVMFSLAPILIGQFAGNFNNFNVIYLMTNGRPANSDYQFAGETDILITWLYNLSINNGKYNFAAVVSIIIFVILASISLWNFRRTRSFREEDVYR, from the coding sequence ATGAACAGACACCGCGGCCTTGCCGCCGTGCTATCCGCCCTTATCATGGGCGCTGGTCAGATCTACAATCGGCAGTTGGGCAAGGGCCTCGTTCTGTTGGCTATGTACGCCGGGGGACTATATTTTGCTTTCCGGAATCTAGGGCATGCGTTATGGGGCCTGGCTACGCTCGGGGAACGGAAGCAGGAGTTGAAGCTGGTCGGCAAGGTATATCAGCGGGTTGCCGGGGATCATTCCATCTTTCTGCTCATTGAGGGGCTCATTGTCGTATTTGTCGTCATCGTCTTCATCATGCTCTACATCTACAATATTCGGGACGCGTACCGGAACGGAGCGCTGCGGGAAGCCGGCGGACGGCCGCATACGTTCGCGCAATCATTGAAGCATGTATTCGAGAAAAATTTCGCCCAGCTTATTCTGTTTCCGCCGCTCTTATTCGTGTTTTTCTTCAGCGTGCTGCCGCTCATATTCAATATCTTGATTGCATTCACGAACTACTCTTCGCCGAAAAATCTTCCGCCCGCGAATCTGGTGGATTGGGTCGGGTTGTCCACCTTCAAAGACTTGTTCGCGCTGAGCGCCTGGGCCAAAACGTTTTATGGCGTGTTCTCCTGGACCGTGGTATGGGCCATCCTGTCCACCGTGACGACCTTCTTCGGCGGCTTCGCGGTCGCCTTGCTCGTGCAGCAGCCGATTACGCGCTTCAAGGCGATGTGGCGCACGCTGTATATGCTGCCGTTCGCGATTCCGGGCTTCGTCTCCCTGCTCATCATGCGCAATATGTTCAATGCGCAGTTCGGGCCGGTGAACCAGTATTTGCGCTGGCTCGGACTGGAGGGGCCGAATTGGCTCTCCGATCCGGTCTGGGCGAAGGTGACGATTCTGCTCGTCAATCTCTGGCTTGGCTTCCCGGTGTCGATGCTGCTCATTATCGGGATATTGACGACGATTCCGCGCGATCTTTACGAGGCCGCAGAAGTCGACGGGGCATCGCCGTTCCAGAAGTTCCGGAAGATTACGTTCCCGAGCGTCATGTTCTCGCTTGCGCCGATTCTGATCGGCCAGTTCGCCGGGAATTTCAACAACTTTAACGTCATCTATTTGATGACGAACGGGCGGCCGGCCAATAGCGACTACCAATTTGCCGGCGAGACCGATATTTTGATTACGTGGCTGTACAATCTGTCGATTAACAACGGCAAATATAATTTCGCCGCGGTCGTCAGCATTATCATCTTCGTCATTCTCGCTTCGATCTCGTTATGGAATTTCCGGCGCACGCGCTCGTTCCGAGAGGAGGATGTTTACCGATGA